The following proteins are co-located in the Anomalospiza imberbis isolate Cuckoo-Finch-1a 21T00152 chromosome 1, ASM3175350v1, whole genome shotgun sequence genome:
- the GALR1 gene encoding galanin receptor type 1, whose product MEPGEPPAAPLNLSRAAAEMLRGEFNLSGLPEAEGKPLFGIGIENFITLIVFGLIFTLGVLGNTLVITVLARSKPGKRRSTTNIFILNLSIADLAYLLFCIPFQSTVYVLPTWVLGAFICKFIHYFFTISMLVSIFTLSAMSVDRYVAIVHSRRSSALRVPRNAMLGVGLIWALSFAMASPVAHHQRIFHRETSNQTFCWEFWPNPRHKKVYVICTFVFGYLLPLLLISFCYAKVLNHLHKKLKNMSKKSEASKKKTAQTVLVVVVVFGISWLPHHVIHLWAEFGVFPLTQASFLFRVTAHCLAYSNSSVNPIIYAFLSENFRKAYKQVFKCQIGNESLLNDAKENKSRIDTPPSTNCTHV is encoded by the exons ATGGAGCCAGGAGAGCCTCCGGCGGCGCCCCTCAACCTGTCCCGAGCCGCGGCAGAGATGCTCCGCGGGGAGTTCAACCTGTCCGGGCTGCCGGAGGCGGAGGGGAAGCCCCTCTTCGGCATCGGCATCGAGAACTTCATCACCTTGATCGTCTTTGGCTTAATCTTcaccctgggggtgctgggcaACACCCTGGTGATCACGGTGCTGGCGAGGAGCAAGCCAGGCAAGCGCCGAAGCACCACCAACATCTTCATCCTCAACCTGAGCATCGCCGACCTGGCCTACCTGCTCTTCTGCATCCCCTTCCAGTCCACGGTCTATGTGCTCCCCACCTGGGTGCTGGGAGCCTTCATCTGCAAGTTCATCCACTACTTCTTCACCATCTCCATGCTGGTGAGCATCTTCACACTCTCAGCCATGTCTGTGGACCGGTACGTGGCCATTGTGCACTCCCGACGCTCCTCAGCCTTGCGTGTTCCCCGCAATGCAATGTTGGGTGTGGGGCTCATCTGGGCGCTCTCCTTCGCCATGGCCTCACCTGTGGCTCACCACCAGCGCATCTTCCACCGCGAGACCAGCAACCAGACCTTCTGCTGGGAGTTCTGGCCCAACCCACGCCACAAGAAGGTCTACGTGATTTGCACATTCGTCTTCGGATAtctgctcccactgctgctcATCTCCTTCTGCTATGCCAAG GTTCTTAATCATCTGCATAAGAAGTTGAAAAACATGTCAAAGAAGTCAGAAGCATCCAAGAAAAAG ACAGCACAGACTGTGTTGGTGGTGGTAGTGGTTTTTGGCATCTCCTGGCTGCCTCATCATGTGATCCATCTCTGGGCTGAATTCGGAGTTTTCCCACTGACTCAAGCCTCCTTTCTCTTCAGGGTAACTGCACACTGCCTGGCTTACAGCAATTCTTCTGTGAACCCAATCATATACGCATTTCTATCTGAAAATTTTAGGAAGGCCTACAAACAAGTCTTCAAATGCCAGATTGGTAATGAGTCACTTCTGAATGATgctaaggaaaataaaagtcgGATAGATACACCACCCTCTACCAATTGTACCCATGTGTGA